ATCTGACCATAGCTGATTGTCCTGAACCACAACGTTCAATGAAATATTGTACACACCTCAGAAGTGTCAAGTGTACTATGACAGATATAGGAAGTCTACGAGCACCTTTCAACACACTATTTAAACACTCCGACATATTGGTTGTCATCACCCCACGATGCCAACCACCGTCATGAGCCAAACTCCATTTTTATTTCGCAATTCCAGCCAAATATCGGTgcgccaaaatgtttttttgtTTGAATGTGTCACGCCCTAGGgacggggttagtcgacaccggcattgctctcaaatttacattcgaaaactacaagcctcagaagtacaaaattcagaaaccagtctttttattcataatactaaataattcattgtctgatacaaactcaaatactaatgttttacagcggaaatgtaaaaccagacataacATTGTCTTAACAGATACAGCGGAAACATAGTTGAAAaacaacagtcttcttcaccagccccaaaactgatgCTGCTCTTCTTTTTCTAACAATTCtccctcgttcttatctgagatgggtttggtggatgagtgatatggttgtcacttaGTAAGCGGGGgagggaataactcccagttttcaaaatcattttcaacagaaacagtagtaatacaaataatatacagaaactcttattttcagaacatgaatcagTATTCTGgaatcagtattcagaaatcagtattcagaacagaaatcataaatttaataagtaagcactgagcacgcttgtgaatttcatggctaaactgatatcagtctcctatatgttctctcctctaaggggtgaggccagtaatcagaattcagtaatgttcagaatatatatttctaCCATTAGTTCTgtaggtttcagtgcttcaaaaatcagagatcataaatacataaaacaagaattatcaaactgatttcaagatatttatacataagctcacttacagtaatttgctaggAGTTTCGATTGAAGTCTGAAATCTGTTGTTCTTGCTACTGGATTTTTCTGCTTGAACAATGGCACTCTCTTAACTCGAATTTTCAAGTGatactcaagatttgtgtaacacaaattcagagatttgagggtgttatttatagcaAATTTCTGAATGTTAGCCTCCCAAATcaatgaccataatctgccattataTGCCAttacagcctttattccatgataaatgcttcagttacaagtcaaaAGCAGAATCAGTAGCTGTCTGCTGGAAACTcgcgctactgaactcttctgctgctggaattGCTAGGTTTTCTGCTGAAGTGtttgcattgctgctgaatATTGCTACCCGCTGCAAAATACTagctactgctggaatttcgGGTTCTCACAGATTGCCTCCATTATTGCACGTCTTTGAATTTAGCGTTAAAGTTTGAACAAACATGTCTCAAACAAAAACGATGCACACTGTAAGGAGGTTGAAAATATGGTATATCTTCAGTTGCGCGCACGATGCCCTTATGCCTATTAGAAATAAGACACACACCATTTTCACCATGAACAACATGTCTGCCTAGGTTCTCCAAGAACCATTTCCAAGAATATGTTGTTTCTTCATCAACAATAGCAAATGCTAGTGGTAGAACCTGATTGTTCCCATCCAGAGTGACACCGATCAACATTTTGTGCTTGTATTTGATATACAAGTGTCTACCATCGACGCTAGTTATTTTTCGACAATGCCGAAACCCATCAACACACGGCCTCAATGCCCAAAAAACATAGTTCGGTGTCTTACTCATTTCAATGTTGGCTCTGAGATGTTTCCACTCCACAACTGTGCTCGGATTATATTTGGACAAAGCACACATATATTTTGGAAGTAATTGAACGGAGCTCTCCCATGTACCATAAGCAATTTTCATAGCACGTTTCAAACTTTGCCATGCCTTCGTGTACGAGATTTGATATCCGTATTTATCTTTCACATTTTCTATGATATACTTAATCTCGTACGAAGGATCACAATGAACAACTCCCAATAGCTTATGTGCCACCATATCACTGTTCAAATTCTTATGCTCTATACCAACAGAGGTAGATATACATGTGTGAGGCCTgccatattttgttattttccaaTAACCAGTCTTGGTCTTGAAAGAAGCGCGAAGTCCCCATCGACAAACGACTgtagaataattatttttgcacCGTAACTTCCACAAAATGCGTGTTCTATCTACGACACGATACTCACGCCTGACCACTCTGACTGAATAATCCTTCACAGATGCAATAAGATTATTCTTatctttaaataacatattaacgCATAATTCACCTCTATCCGGATTGTAATAGCTTGTTTGTACTCCAGAAGGTACATCGACAGAATCAGGAGGCTCTTCCCCAAAAAACTTATTGAAAAATGATGGCATTTCAGAAGTGTGAAAGAAATAGTACGGTCTGCCTCTGTAATGTGGCACGAGGTTGTTATCGAAATGATGTCCCCTCATCAGGAATTGTAAAAGTATTcacttcatcatcatcattcaCTTCTTCTTTTTCAGACTCGCTATATGACATATCGGGTTCAGAATCAGTTCTCCAAATATCATCATTAGTGGCCAGATCCGGACAATGAGCACTGATATCTAATGTTGGATTCGGCCAATATGGAGCATGATTTTGTTCCGACGAGACATTGATATATTGATCCCAAGACCCACTTACATCATCGAAATTTATAGTACCGAGTCCTTCAGTAACCTGTGGAACATAAGATTCTTGATCCTGGAAACCACTATATGTAGAAGTACCGG
The sequence above is a segment of the Primulina tabacum isolate GXHZ01 chromosome 6, ASM2559414v2, whole genome shotgun sequence genome. Coding sequences within it:
- the LOC142549994 gene encoding uncharacterized protein LOC142549994, with the translated sequence MPSFFNKFFGEEPPDSVDVPSGVQTSYYNPDRGELCVNMLFKDKNNLIASVKDYSVRVVRREYRVVDRTRILWKLRCKNNYSTVVCRWGLRASFKTKTGYWKITKYGRPHTCISTSVGIEHKNLNSDMVAHKLLGVVHCDPSYEIKYIIENVKDKYGYQISYTKAWQSLKRAMKIAYGTWESSVQLLPKYMCALSKYNPSTVVEWKHLRANIEMSKTPNYVFWALRPCVDGFRHCRKITSVDGRHLYIKYKHKMLIGVTLDGNNQVLPLAFAIVDEETTYSWKWFLENLGRHVVHGENGVCLISNRHKGIVRATEDIPYFQPPYSVHRFCLRHDNQLWSDYACQKYEKWARKSSEHRVAKYDVREQNASVATVGRPSRGQHMQMSDTGILQLSSCTTTWLDVKEEEFVGTERLE